Proteins encoded in a region of the Oncorhynchus gorbuscha isolate QuinsamMale2020 ecotype Even-year linkage group LG16, OgorEven_v1.0, whole genome shotgun sequence genome:
- the LOC123999991 gene encoding AF4/FMR2 family member 4-like isoform X1: MASLSGNMNREDRNVLRMKERERRNQEIQQGGEAFPAHSPLFPEPYKVSSKEDKLSSRIQSMLGNYDEMKEPIGDTIPKLGGKPSGSSSSEEKSGQSLFGDQRGGGSGQNSKWTPVGPAASTSSSQSSKRSSLQGSHSGSRSSGGSSSSQRHEREHKKSSKHGSEHSKSHTSSPAKGSLSSSHSRSLGAEHHGKERYRSKSPREREANWDSPSRVHTSFTSGPHSSQAFPPSLMSKPSSMLQKPTAYVRPMDGQETVEPKTSSAMYSGQSHSSTMGEMKSNGKASLSKLKIPSQPVEGPMTGDANCVDEILKEMTQSWPPPLTAIHTPCKTEPSKFPFPSKDTQHASFPGAHKRPTKTSSSHQSKAAPCDGDQANNVLLEDDLKLSSDEDSDGEQDSAKNASRNASASNNSNNSEGAVHSRDDSSSHSGSESSSGSDSESESSSTDSEANEPPRPASPEPEPATANKWQLDNWFKKAKQFSPASPVDSNVPTKYKKEGRDQSSGRGYSGQGGSKDSGAPTPSRDLRAAQKGSESGRGRQKSPAQSEGGPGQRRTVGKKQPKKSEKPPVVEEPKGGLRVESEPAPEIPPHRPKAATKGSRKPNIKKEPKSSPRPAVDKRKSKAPTKTSQKSREFVDTDSSSSESEENDSIPSSSQTPKYTESIRTPVCVFSPMEEKELLSPLSDPDDRFPIRQQQVLMVKIDLSLLSRVPGRPYKDLLEPKVERDCSLDRDKDFQKQPSEKSSGKGKRKHKNDDESTKPDSKKSRLEDKSSSHHKNSSKESKRAMEAKVKEEPVPSPSISGSGGLQRTPKAEHQSRKRTVSQSSTSLSSGASSGKEGGHSTKSSSTSKHRKGEDKQGRSSREGKEKSSKGSDNKLAVPRLSSDGSKSLRSKLLFEDRVHSADHYLQQAKKLKHNADALMDRFEKAVYYLDAVVSFIECGNALEKSAQEAKSPFPMYAETVELIKYTMKLKSYMAPDATSADKRLAVLCLRCQSLLYLRLFKLRKESALKYSKTLTEHLKNSLSNTQAPSPGMGNKAAGMPSPVSPKLSPGSAGSYSSGTSSGSSSVTIPQRIHQMAASYVQVTSNFLYATEVWDQAEQLAKEQKEFFTELDKVMGPLIFNTSSMTELVRFTRQGLHWLRLDANLIP, translated from the exons CAACATGAACCGTGAAGACCGGAATGTGCTTCGtatgaaagaaagagaaaggcgAAATCAAGAAATCCAGCAGGGAGGAGAGGCCTTTCCagctcactcccctctctttcctgaaCCTTATAAAGTT TCCAGCAAAGAAGATAAACTGTCCAGTCGTATCCAGAGTATGCTTGGAAACTACGACGAGATGAAGGAACCTATCGGAGACACAATTCCAAAACTCGGTGGCAAACCCTCAGGCTCGTCGTCCTCCGAGGAGAAGTCTGGCCAGTCTCTGTTTGGGGACCAGCGTGGCGGTGGCAGTGGCCAGAACAGTAAATGGACTCCAGTAGGCCCAGCGGCCAGCACCTCGTCCTCCCAGTCCTCTAAGAGATCCAGCCTCCAGGGCAGCCACAGCGGTAGCAGGAGTAGcggtggcagcagcagtagccaAAGACACGAGCGGGAACACAAGAAGTCCAGCAAGCATGGCTCAGAACACTCCAAGTCCCACACGTCTAGCCCAGCCAAGGGTTCCCTGAGCTCCAGTCACTCCCGGTCACTGGGTGCTGAGCACCACGGCAAGGAGCGCTACCGCTCCAAGTCCCCACGTGAGCGCGAGGCCAACTGGGACTCCCCGTCGCGTGTGCACACATCTTTCACCAGCGGCCCGCATTCCAGCCAGGCCTTCCCCCCTTCGCTCATGTCCAAGCCCAGCTCCATGCTACAGAAGCCTACAGCCTACGTGCGCCCCATGGATGGCCAGGAGACGGTGGAGCCCAAGACCTCATCAGCGATGTACAGTGGCCAGTCCCACAGCAGCACCATGGGGGAGATGAAGTCCAACGGCAAGGCGTCGCTCTCCAAGCTCAAGATCCCCTCGCAGCCTGTTGAG GGTCCCATGACTGGGGATGCGAATTGTGTTGATGAGATTTTAAAG GAAATGACTCAGTCCTGGCCCCCTCCGTTGACCGCCATTCACACCCCCTGCAAAACAGAGCCTTCAAAGTTTCCATTCCCCTCCAAG GACACCCAGCACGCAAGTTTTCCTGGTGCACACA AGAGACCAACCAAAACATCGAGCAGTCACCAGTCCAAGGCAGCGCCATGCGATGGAGATCAGGCCAA TAATGTTTTGCTGGAAGATGACCTGAAGCTCAGCAGTGATGAGGACAGTGATGGAGAACAGGACTCGGCCAAAAACGCCTCCAGAAACGCATCAGCAAG taacaacagtaataaCAGCGAGGGAGCGGTGCACTCGCGGGACGACTCCAGCAGTCACAGTGGCTCAGAGAGCAGTTCAGGGTCggacagcgagagcgagagcagCTCCACGGATAGCGAGGCCAATGAGCCCCCTCGCCCGGCATCACCAGAG CCTGAACCAGCCACAGCCAATAAATGGCAGTTGGACAACTGGTTTAAGAAAGCCAAGCAGTTCTCCCCGGCCTCCCCAGTGGACAGTAATGTACCCACCAAGTACAAGAAGGAGGGGCGGGACCAGAGCTCAGGCCGTGGCTACAGTGGGCAGGGCGGGTCTAAAGACTCAGGGGCGCCTACACCTAGCAGGGACCTGAGGGCAGCACAGAAGGGCTCAGAGAGCGGCCGTGGCCGGCAGAAATCTCCCGCTCAGAGTGAGGGTGGCCCGGGTCAGCGCAGAACAGTGGGTAAAAAACAGCCGAAAAAGTCTGAGAAGCCCCCGGTGGTGGAGGAGCCAAAGGGGGGGCTGAGGGTTGAGAGTGAACCCGCTCCTGAGATCCCTCCCCATCGGCCGAAGGCCGCCACCAAGGGCTCCCGCAAACCAAACATCAAGAAGGAGCCCAAGTCCTCACCCAGACCGGCTGTGGACAAGCGAAAGAGCAAGGCGCCCACCAAGACTTCCCAGAAGTCCCGGGAGTTTGTGGACACGGACTCTTCCTCCTCAGAATCGGAGGAGAACGACAGCATTCCCTCATCGTCTCAGACCCCCAAGTACACAGAGAGCATCAggactccagtgtgtgtgttctctcctatgGAAGAGAAGgaactgctctctcctctcagcgATCCGGATGACCGCTTTCCCATCAGGCAGCAGCAGGTGCTCATGGTGAAGATCGACCTGAGCTTGCTCTCCCGCGTTCCTGGACGGCCCTACAAAGACCTGCTAGAGCCCAAAGTAGAGAGGGACTGCTCCCTGGACAGAGACAAGGACTTCCAGAAGCAGCCCTCTGAGAAGAGCTCCGGTAAGGGCAAGAGGAAACACAAG AATGATGACGAGAGCACCAAGCCTGATAGCAAGAAGTCCAGACTTGAAGACAAATCCTCATCTCATCACAAGAACAGCAGCAAAGA GTCTAAGAGGGCAATGGAGGCCAAAGTGAAGGAAGAGCCGGtgccctctccctccatatcaGGGTCAGGAGGGCTGCAGAGAACACCCAAGGCAGAGCACCAGAGCCGCAAGCGGACGGTCAGCCAGTCTTCCACCTCCCTGTCCAGCGGAGCCAGCAGCGGTAAGGAGGGAGGCCACAGCACCAAGAGCAGCTCCACTTCCAAACACAGGAAGGGCGAGGACAAGCAGGGCAGGAGCAGCCGGGAGGGCAAG GAGAAATCCTCAAAGGGCTCTGATAACAAGCTTGCTGTGCCACGGCTCTCCTCGGACGGCTCAAAGTCCCTGAGATCAAAACTGCTGTTTGAGGACAG GGTTCACTCTGCGGATCACTACTTACAACAGGCCAAGAAACTGAAACACAATGCAGATGCACTG ATGGACCGGTTTGAGAAGGCTGTGTACTACCTGGATGCTGTGGTGTCCTTTATTGAGTGCGGAAACGCACTGGAGAAGAGTGCTCAGGAGGCTAAGTCTCCCTTCCCCATGTATGCCGAGACCGTGGAGCTCATCAA GTACACTATGAAGTTAAAGAGCTACATGGCCCCAGACGCTACGTCAGCAGATAAACGGTTAGCCGTCTTGTG CCTGCGATGCCAGTCCCTCCTCTACCTGCGACTGTTCAAGCTGAGGAAGGAGAGTGCACTGAAATACTCTAAAACACTCACGGAGCACCTGAAG AATTCCTTGAGTAACACCCAAGCGCCCTCTCCTGGAATGGGAAA TAAAGCGGCTGGCAtgccctctccagtctctcccaagCTGTCCCCAGGTAGTGCCGGTAGCTACTCGTCAGGCACATCCAGCGGCAGCTCCTCGGTCACCATTCCCCAACGCATCCACCAGATGGCTGCCAGCTACGTCCAGGTCACCTCCAACTTCCTCTATGCCACCGAGGTGTGGGACCAAGCAGAGCAGCTggcaaaagagcagaaag AGTTCTTCACGGAACTGGACAAGGTGATGGGCCCTCTGATCTTCAACACCAGCAGCATGACTGAACTGGTGCGCTTCACACGGCAGGGCCTACACTGGTTGCGGCTGGACGCTAACCTCATTCCCTGA
- the LOC123999991 gene encoding AF4/FMR2 family member 4-like isoform X2 gives MNREDRNVLRMKERERRNQEIQQGGEAFPAHSPLFPEPYKVSSKEDKLSSRIQSMLGNYDEMKEPIGDTIPKLGGKPSGSSSSEEKSGQSLFGDQRGGGSGQNSKWTPVGPAASTSSSQSSKRSSLQGSHSGSRSSGGSSSSQRHEREHKKSSKHGSEHSKSHTSSPAKGSLSSSHSRSLGAEHHGKERYRSKSPREREANWDSPSRVHTSFTSGPHSSQAFPPSLMSKPSSMLQKPTAYVRPMDGQETVEPKTSSAMYSGQSHSSTMGEMKSNGKASLSKLKIPSQPVEGPMTGDANCVDEILKEMTQSWPPPLTAIHTPCKTEPSKFPFPSKDTQHASFPGAHKRPTKTSSSHQSKAAPCDGDQANNVLLEDDLKLSSDEDSDGEQDSAKNASRNASASNNSNNSEGAVHSRDDSSSHSGSESSSGSDSESESSSTDSEANEPPRPASPEPEPATANKWQLDNWFKKAKQFSPASPVDSNVPTKYKKEGRDQSSGRGYSGQGGSKDSGAPTPSRDLRAAQKGSESGRGRQKSPAQSEGGPGQRRTVGKKQPKKSEKPPVVEEPKGGLRVESEPAPEIPPHRPKAATKGSRKPNIKKEPKSSPRPAVDKRKSKAPTKTSQKSREFVDTDSSSSESEENDSIPSSSQTPKYTESIRTPVCVFSPMEEKELLSPLSDPDDRFPIRQQQVLMVKIDLSLLSRVPGRPYKDLLEPKVERDCSLDRDKDFQKQPSEKSSGKGKRKHKNDDESTKPDSKKSRLEDKSSSHHKNSSKESKRAMEAKVKEEPVPSPSISGSGGLQRTPKAEHQSRKRTVSQSSTSLSSGASSGKEGGHSTKSSSTSKHRKGEDKQGRSSREGKEKSSKGSDNKLAVPRLSSDGSKSLRSKLLFEDRVHSADHYLQQAKKLKHNADALMDRFEKAVYYLDAVVSFIECGNALEKSAQEAKSPFPMYAETVELIKYTMKLKSYMAPDATSADKRLAVLCLRCQSLLYLRLFKLRKESALKYSKTLTEHLKNSLSNTQAPSPGMGNKAAGMPSPVSPKLSPGSAGSYSSGTSSGSSSVTIPQRIHQMAASYVQVTSNFLYATEVWDQAEQLAKEQKEFFTELDKVMGPLIFNTSSMTELVRFTRQGLHWLRLDANLIP, from the exons ATGAACCGTGAAGACCGGAATGTGCTTCGtatgaaagaaagagaaaggcgAAATCAAGAAATCCAGCAGGGAGGAGAGGCCTTTCCagctcactcccctctctttcctgaaCCTTATAAAGTT TCCAGCAAAGAAGATAAACTGTCCAGTCGTATCCAGAGTATGCTTGGAAACTACGACGAGATGAAGGAACCTATCGGAGACACAATTCCAAAACTCGGTGGCAAACCCTCAGGCTCGTCGTCCTCCGAGGAGAAGTCTGGCCAGTCTCTGTTTGGGGACCAGCGTGGCGGTGGCAGTGGCCAGAACAGTAAATGGACTCCAGTAGGCCCAGCGGCCAGCACCTCGTCCTCCCAGTCCTCTAAGAGATCCAGCCTCCAGGGCAGCCACAGCGGTAGCAGGAGTAGcggtggcagcagcagtagccaAAGACACGAGCGGGAACACAAGAAGTCCAGCAAGCATGGCTCAGAACACTCCAAGTCCCACACGTCTAGCCCAGCCAAGGGTTCCCTGAGCTCCAGTCACTCCCGGTCACTGGGTGCTGAGCACCACGGCAAGGAGCGCTACCGCTCCAAGTCCCCACGTGAGCGCGAGGCCAACTGGGACTCCCCGTCGCGTGTGCACACATCTTTCACCAGCGGCCCGCATTCCAGCCAGGCCTTCCCCCCTTCGCTCATGTCCAAGCCCAGCTCCATGCTACAGAAGCCTACAGCCTACGTGCGCCCCATGGATGGCCAGGAGACGGTGGAGCCCAAGACCTCATCAGCGATGTACAGTGGCCAGTCCCACAGCAGCACCATGGGGGAGATGAAGTCCAACGGCAAGGCGTCGCTCTCCAAGCTCAAGATCCCCTCGCAGCCTGTTGAG GGTCCCATGACTGGGGATGCGAATTGTGTTGATGAGATTTTAAAG GAAATGACTCAGTCCTGGCCCCCTCCGTTGACCGCCATTCACACCCCCTGCAAAACAGAGCCTTCAAAGTTTCCATTCCCCTCCAAG GACACCCAGCACGCAAGTTTTCCTGGTGCACACA AGAGACCAACCAAAACATCGAGCAGTCACCAGTCCAAGGCAGCGCCATGCGATGGAGATCAGGCCAA TAATGTTTTGCTGGAAGATGACCTGAAGCTCAGCAGTGATGAGGACAGTGATGGAGAACAGGACTCGGCCAAAAACGCCTCCAGAAACGCATCAGCAAG taacaacagtaataaCAGCGAGGGAGCGGTGCACTCGCGGGACGACTCCAGCAGTCACAGTGGCTCAGAGAGCAGTTCAGGGTCggacagcgagagcgagagcagCTCCACGGATAGCGAGGCCAATGAGCCCCCTCGCCCGGCATCACCAGAG CCTGAACCAGCCACAGCCAATAAATGGCAGTTGGACAACTGGTTTAAGAAAGCCAAGCAGTTCTCCCCGGCCTCCCCAGTGGACAGTAATGTACCCACCAAGTACAAGAAGGAGGGGCGGGACCAGAGCTCAGGCCGTGGCTACAGTGGGCAGGGCGGGTCTAAAGACTCAGGGGCGCCTACACCTAGCAGGGACCTGAGGGCAGCACAGAAGGGCTCAGAGAGCGGCCGTGGCCGGCAGAAATCTCCCGCTCAGAGTGAGGGTGGCCCGGGTCAGCGCAGAACAGTGGGTAAAAAACAGCCGAAAAAGTCTGAGAAGCCCCCGGTGGTGGAGGAGCCAAAGGGGGGGCTGAGGGTTGAGAGTGAACCCGCTCCTGAGATCCCTCCCCATCGGCCGAAGGCCGCCACCAAGGGCTCCCGCAAACCAAACATCAAGAAGGAGCCCAAGTCCTCACCCAGACCGGCTGTGGACAAGCGAAAGAGCAAGGCGCCCACCAAGACTTCCCAGAAGTCCCGGGAGTTTGTGGACACGGACTCTTCCTCCTCAGAATCGGAGGAGAACGACAGCATTCCCTCATCGTCTCAGACCCCCAAGTACACAGAGAGCATCAggactccagtgtgtgtgttctctcctatgGAAGAGAAGgaactgctctctcctctcagcgATCCGGATGACCGCTTTCCCATCAGGCAGCAGCAGGTGCTCATGGTGAAGATCGACCTGAGCTTGCTCTCCCGCGTTCCTGGACGGCCCTACAAAGACCTGCTAGAGCCCAAAGTAGAGAGGGACTGCTCCCTGGACAGAGACAAGGACTTCCAGAAGCAGCCCTCTGAGAAGAGCTCCGGTAAGGGCAAGAGGAAACACAAG AATGATGACGAGAGCACCAAGCCTGATAGCAAGAAGTCCAGACTTGAAGACAAATCCTCATCTCATCACAAGAACAGCAGCAAAGA GTCTAAGAGGGCAATGGAGGCCAAAGTGAAGGAAGAGCCGGtgccctctccctccatatcaGGGTCAGGAGGGCTGCAGAGAACACCCAAGGCAGAGCACCAGAGCCGCAAGCGGACGGTCAGCCAGTCTTCCACCTCCCTGTCCAGCGGAGCCAGCAGCGGTAAGGAGGGAGGCCACAGCACCAAGAGCAGCTCCACTTCCAAACACAGGAAGGGCGAGGACAAGCAGGGCAGGAGCAGCCGGGAGGGCAAG GAGAAATCCTCAAAGGGCTCTGATAACAAGCTTGCTGTGCCACGGCTCTCCTCGGACGGCTCAAAGTCCCTGAGATCAAAACTGCTGTTTGAGGACAG GGTTCACTCTGCGGATCACTACTTACAACAGGCCAAGAAACTGAAACACAATGCAGATGCACTG ATGGACCGGTTTGAGAAGGCTGTGTACTACCTGGATGCTGTGGTGTCCTTTATTGAGTGCGGAAACGCACTGGAGAAGAGTGCTCAGGAGGCTAAGTCTCCCTTCCCCATGTATGCCGAGACCGTGGAGCTCATCAA GTACACTATGAAGTTAAAGAGCTACATGGCCCCAGACGCTACGTCAGCAGATAAACGGTTAGCCGTCTTGTG CCTGCGATGCCAGTCCCTCCTCTACCTGCGACTGTTCAAGCTGAGGAAGGAGAGTGCACTGAAATACTCTAAAACACTCACGGAGCACCTGAAG AATTCCTTGAGTAACACCCAAGCGCCCTCTCCTGGAATGGGAAA TAAAGCGGCTGGCAtgccctctccagtctctcccaagCTGTCCCCAGGTAGTGCCGGTAGCTACTCGTCAGGCACATCCAGCGGCAGCTCCTCGGTCACCATTCCCCAACGCATCCACCAGATGGCTGCCAGCTACGTCCAGGTCACCTCCAACTTCCTCTATGCCACCGAGGTGTGGGACCAAGCAGAGCAGCTggcaaaagagcagaaag AGTTCTTCACGGAACTGGACAAGGTGATGGGCCCTCTGATCTTCAACACCAGCAGCATGACTGAACTGGTGCGCTTCACACGGCAGGGCCTACACTGGTTGCGGCTGGACGCTAACCTCATTCCCTGA